CCTCAGCAGGCGGCTCGGCGGGCGCCGGGGCAGGCGTCTCGGCGGGGGTCTCGGCCGTGGTGGCCTCGATCGGGGTCTCGGTGGGCGCGTCCGTCATTGCGCTACTCCTCCACCCGGCCGCCTCGCAGCCGGGGTGTCATCGGCAGTCGCGCCACGCACGCTGCCGTAAGCCTTCGTGGGACGACACCCTCCGCGGAGCGTCACTGGAGCCAGGACCCTCACCTGCCGCGGTCGCCGTGTGCGTCGCGTCTGGCGGGTGTCCGTGCTCCACCGTGCCGTCCGATCGTGCCGGGCGGCGAGAACGTCGTCAGATCGTCGCGCGCGGTCCGGTGGGACGCTCGCGGAGTGATCTGTGGCGAGTATCGCACACGCCGATCAGGCGACCGGCATCAACGCTCGGCCAGCGGGTCGCCGATGGCCCCGGCGTCCCGGTCGAGGACACCCTGGGCGACCCGGGTGAGCAGCACGGCCTGCGGCACCTCGAGGCCGCCCGCCTCGCGCAGCCCGGTGAGCACGTCGTCGGGCCGGACGGCCGGCACGGTGTGCTCCAGGAGCAGGTCCAGGCCGCCCTCCGGCGTCACGGTCAGCCGTACGACGGCGGCGCGGCAGTCGAAGGAGCGCATCCCCTTCTTCGTCATCCGCTCGACGGTCACCGAGTCGGTCGCCAGGAACGCCGCCACGCCCGCCTCGACCGCGTCGGTCGGCGTGTCGCCGAGGTCGACCAGCCAGTGGCTCGCGGTGAGCAGGTCGGACAGGGAGCCCGCGGTCGAGGTGGCCGCGTCGACGGTCGCGACGATGTCGAGCCCGTCGGGGAGCACGGCGTCGAGGGCGGCCGCCACGTCGGCGGGCTCACGGACCTCGGCGAGCCCCAGCTCGACGTACTCGGCCTCGCTGGCGGCGCCGGTCGGCGACGCGCCGGCGTACGAGATCCGCGGGTGCGGGTGGAAGCCGGACGAGTAGGCCATCGGGATGGCCGCGCGGACGACGGCGCGCTCGATGGCCCGGCTGACGTCGCGGTGGCTGGTGAACCGCAGGCGGCCGCGCTTGGCGTACCGGATCCGGAGCTTCTGGACCGGGGGTGCCTGCTGCTCGGGCTGCTGACGACTCACGGGAGCGAATCGTAGGTCAGGGCAGCCGGGCGCCGCGCATCTGCGGCGAGGCGTAGACGTTGGTGATCCGGACCCCGTCCAGCCAGGACGTGAGCCGCTCCGCCTCCGCCTCCAGCGCCTTCCGCCCGGCCGCGGGGACGTCGTCGCGCAGCACGAGGTGGACCCGGGCGGCGTCGTCCTGCACCCAGCAGCCCACCACCCGCCCGTCCCACCAGGCGGTGTTGCCGGCGTTGCCGTTGCTGTCGAAGAGGTACGGCGTGTCGGCGGCGTCGAGGTAGAAGGAGCGCTCCTTCCAGCCCATCACCGTCGGGTCCAACGTCGGGAGCAGGGCCGCCCACGGCCGGACGTCCGCCTCCTCGTCGGTGACCGGGGCGGTGTCGTCGGGCAGCACCCATCCGGCGCCGCCACCCTCCAGCCCCACCTGCACCGCGTCGAGGTCGGCGAGCGCCCGGCGGACCGCGGACTTGGTGGCGCCGAGCCACCAGACGATGTCCGCCTCGGTGCCGGGACCGAAGGTGGCCAGCCAGCGGCGGACGAGCTCGGCGTAGCCGTCGGGCTCGGGCAGCGGGGACGGGGCGTCACCGAGCCAGGCCTCCGTCGTGGTCCAGGCCGGCTTGTTCAACCGCCAGTGCCCGGCGTTGGCGGCACGGACGATGCGCCCCTCGGCCCCGAGGAGGCTCATCACCCTCGGGGCGAGGGGCACCTCCGCGGCCCACCTCGAGCCGGGGGTGCCGCGCTGGACGGTGCCGGCGAGCGAGGACACCTGCTCCCGGACCTCGGCGGTCGTCCGCGCGGTGCCGTCGGCGAGCAGGGCGAGCACGTCCGCCTCCGCCCTCGCCAGCCAGGCGTCCGTGTCGGCGACGCCGCCGGCCACGAGGTCCTTCACCATCAGCGCGCGCTGCTGCCCCGCGACGCGGCGGGCGGCACTCCCCCACGCCGCCGGCAGCAGCTCGCGCGGGAACGCGAACAGCGTGCGGCGCATCGCCAGCTGCTTCACGACGCTGCGGTCGTCGTACAGGGCGCGGTCGACGTCGGCGACGGTGACACCGTCGACGCGGGCCCAGAGCGCGAGGTGCACGGTGGCCGCCTCGGTCGCGTGCAGCACCGTCATCGCCCGGGTCGCCGCCTCGACCGTGTCGAGCCGGTGGGCGAGGCCGTGGCGCACCGCCAGCCGGCGGCGCCGGTCGTCGTCGGTCAACTCCACCACGCCGCCCATCCTCGCCCATTAGGGTGACCGCGTGAGCGATCCCTACGGCAGCCCCTCGGGCAGCAACCCGTACGGCCAGAACCCCTACGGCCAGCAGCCTCCCGCGCCCCAGCCCTACGGCGGCGGCGGTTCGTACGGCGGCGGGGGTCCGCAGGGCTACGGCGGTGGCGGCGGCTTCGGCGGCCAGCCGCCCAAGACCGACGGCGTGTCGATCGCGTCCTTCGTGCTCAGCCTGCTCTGCTGCACCGGCCTGATCGGCCTCATCCTCGGCTTCGTCGGCCTGTCCCGGACGAAGAACGGCCAGCGCAAGGGCCGCGGGTTCGCGATCGCCGGCATCGTGCTCGGCATCCTCTCGGTGCTGCTGGCGATCGGCGGTGTCGTCGTGGTGGCGACCGGCGTGCTCGGCGAGCGGATCAACGACCTCAAGGACGGCCAGTGCCTCACCGGCAACGGCCTCGACAAGAGCGCCGACGAGGGCGTCAGCGGCATCCACGTCGTCGACTGCAGCGACAAGCACGACGCGCAGGTGATCGCCACGAAGACCCTCTCCTCCGAGGAGGCGGACGACTTCGACTTCGGCGACCAGTCCCAGATCGTGGAGCACTGCACGCCGATGCTCGACTCCGGCGAGGCCGGCCTGCTGCTCGACCCGAAGTACTACGTCATCGCGCTCACCCAGGAGAGGAAGCCGTCGTCCGGCGACAAGGTCGTCTGCGTGATCACGCTCGCCGACGGTGGTTCCCTGGACGAGAAGCTGCCCTGACCGCATGAACGATCCGTTCGGCAGCGACGGGGGCCCGCCGCCGGACCCGTTCGACCCCTACCAGCGTCCGCTCGCCGACTCGTTCCGCACGGACCCGTACCTCATCCAGGGCGGACCCGCCCTCGACGGGATCGCGGTCGCGTCGTTCGTGTGCTCGCTGACCTGCTGCGCGGCCCCGGTGGGGATCGGGCTGGGCATCGCCGGCATCGTGCGGACCCGTGACGGGCGGCGCGGCGGTCGGTGGATGGCCGTCGCCGGGTTGGTGCTCGGCGTGCTCCTCACGCTCGGCCTCGCCGCCGGCGCGACCGGCCTGGTGCTGCTCGGGACGAGCACCTACTTCTTCGACGACGCCCGCGCCGGCGACTGTGTCGACATCGACGAGCAGGACGACTGGCTGGACATCAGCCCCGCCGACTGCGACGAGCCGCACGACGCCGAGGTCGTGTACGCCGGCCGCTTCACGGCCGAGCTGCGGACGTCGTACATCGAGGACATCGGCTTCTGCCACCCGCTGGCGAAGTCCGCGGGGTACGACGGCCTGGTCGCCGGGGGCGCGCACCGCATCGACCCGATCGTCGAGTCCGACGACGTGGAGGCTCCCGAGATCGGCGACTACTTCGTGTGCGTCGCCGAGGCGGCCGACGGCGACCAGCTCACCGAGCCGCTGCCGCGGCACGAGCCCAGCGGAGGCGGCCACCCCGGCCGCGACGAGACCGACAGCGACCGGGAGACGATCAGCAGCCTGGACCTGCGGCGCGGTGACTGCTTCGACGAGCCCGAGCTGGACGAGGACGACCTCGTCAACACCGTGACGCGGGTACCGTGCAACGCCCGGCACGACTACCAGGTGGTCGGCAACGTGGTGCTCCCGAAGGGTCGGTACCCCGGGGAGAAGGCCCTCGACGCGCGCAGCGACAAGTGCCTCGACCTGTTCCGCGACTTCCTCGACATCGCGTACGACGACTCCCGCTTCGAGCTCGACTACTACTCACCCACGGCCCAGTCCTGGCGCAAGGACGACGACCGTGCCATCACCTGCCTCGCGGTGCACCCGCGGGGCCGCAAGCTGACCCGGGACCTGGAGGGGATCGCACGATGAGCCCAATGGCCGACGCCCGGAGACCAGCCGGGCGCCCCGTACGGCGGGTACGGCGGGTACGAGCCCGGCCAGCCCGCCGCCCGTACCGACGGCGTCTCGATCGCCGCCTTCGTCTGCGCGCTCACCTGCTGCGCCGGCCCGATCGGCGTCGGCCTCGGCATCGCCGGCATCGTCCGGACCAAGGACGGACGCCGCCGCGGCCGCTGGGCTGCCGTCACCGGCCTCGTCCTCGGCTCGATCGGGACGCTGGCCCTGATCGGCGTCTTCGTCGCCTTCGTCGTCGCCATCTCCAACACAGTCCTGGAGGAGGACGCCGAGGTCGGGCAGTGCGTCAACACCGGTTTCCTCGGCACCGACAGCAACGACCTCTGGGACGCGACCTGCTCGGAGCCCCACGACGCGGAGGTCGTCGCGGTGGAGCTCGCCGACGACGCGCTGGAGTCGCGGTACGACGCCGGCGACTCCATCCGGGAGATCTGCACCGACCTGGCCGATGACGGGTACGGGCCAGTGCTCGCCGACAGCGAATACCTGGTGGACTTCGCGACGGACGCCTTCAGCGAGGACATCGAGTCCGGCAACTGGGTGGTCTGCTACGTCGAGCGCGCCGACGGCGAGCAGCTGGACGGTCCGCTGGCGGGCGGGTCGTCCGGGGCCTGATCGTCCCGGTGTCCGGGGAGGTCGCCGGTGGTCGGGGAGGACCTCGGTGGTCGAGGAGGTCGCCGGTGGTCGAGGAGGTCGCGCAGCGACCGTCACGAGACCCCTGGCTCCGGCGCACCCGCTGTGGCCTTCGGTTGAGTGGGTGATCGGGTCTTCAAACGCAGCGACGAGGAGGCTGGGTACGGGGCTGGGTTCGGCGGTCGGGTGCCGTCCGCCCGGTGGTCGAGGAGGTCGCGCAGCGACCGTCACGAGACCCCTGGCTCCGGCGCACCCGCTGTATCCCCTCCGCTGGTTGAGGTGCGAGGCGCGCCAGCGCCGAGCCTCGAAACCTCTGGCTCCGGTGCACCCGCTGTGGCCTTCGGTTGGGTAGGTGGTCGGGTCTTCAAACGCAGCGACGAGAAGCGTGGGTGCGGGGCTGGGTTCCCGCGGTCGGGTGCGGTCCGGCGACCTCGTGATCACTCGTTGCGCCGCTTGTTCTGCACATGACCGGGATGGACTTTCCCCTGTCCACAGGCGGGTTTCCGTCGCTTCGTTGTGTCGGAGGTCGATGAAAGAATCCAGTCATGGACCTCGACAACAGCACCGTCTCGACAGCGTCGCTGCTGTCCGAGATCCGTGACGGTGTCGACCTCCGCGACGCCCTCATCGTCCGCGAGTGGCAGGCCATCACGTCGTGGGCTGAGGCCAACATCGTCGACACCGCCGAAGGTGCCGCGACGTTGACGGAGGGCTACCTCGACACCGGTGTCCCGATCGCCGGCCCGGGTGCCCCGCTCGTCAGCGAGTTCCAGCTGATGGAGCTCATCGCGGTCCTCGGCCGGACCCCGGATGGTGGCCGGTCGTATGTCGGTCAGGTCATCGAGTGCGCCTGGCGCCTCCCCCTGCTCTACGCCGCCGTCCTCGAGGGCCGGGTCACGCCGTGGCGAGCCCAACGCATCGCTGACCTGACGAGGTCGCTGCCGGCAGAGGCAGCGGAGTTCGTGGACCGGCACCTGAACGCCGCCGTCGGCGGCGTCGGCTGGGCGCAGCTCGAACGTCTGGTGACCGAGGCGATCCTGCGGTTCGACCCCGAACGCGCCGAGGCCGAACGCCAAGCCGCGAACGACCGCCGCCACTGTGACGTCCACCTGGACGAGGTCGACGCACACGGCGGCGTGCACCTTGACGCCTATCTCGACGCGGCCGACGGCCACGACTTCAACCAAGCCATCTCCCGGGAAGCAGCACTGCGCGGCCAGCTGGGCGACACCGACTCCCTCGACGTCCGACGTTCCAAGGCCGTGGGTGCGATCGCCCGCCGTGACCTCGCCCTCGATCTGTTGATCGCCGATGAGACCACCGGCGAGGTCATCGCCCAAGCCCCCGGCCGGCGGGTGGAGCTGAACGTCCACATCACCGACACCGCCCTGGCAGCACAGGCACAGGGGTCTCGTGACGGTCGCTGCGCGACCTCCTCGACCACCAGCGGCAACAACGTCGGGCGGTGTGAGGAGACCAGGTCACCCGTCCACGTCACCCAGGTGAAGGAATGGCTCCAGGTCCCCGGCACGACCGTCATCGTGCGACCGGTCATCAACCTCACCGACTGCATCCCCGTGGACTCGTACGAGATCCCCGACCGCCACCGACACCGCGTGACGCTGCGAGATCACACCTGCCGGTTCCCCAACTGCCCCCACCAGGCAGTCCGCTGCGACCTCGACCACGCCCAACCCCATGGCGAGGGCGGGAAGACGTGTCCCTGCAACCTCGTCCCGCTCTGCCGCAGGCACCACCGCGCCAAGACCCACAGCCAATGGCGCTACCTCGTGATCCAGCCCGGCCACTACCTGTGGACCAGCCCCCACGGCCACATGTTCCACGTCGGCCCCGCCGGCACCACGATCCTCGACGGCTACTGAAGACCGAGCCCCGCACCCCGCCCGCCCGGGCGGGGTCACCGGCATGTCCGGGTCAGCCTGCGCTCCCGGTCCGCTTCCTCTCGACCACGCTCGTCCCCGTGACGACGCTCATGGGCGGGACGTCCCGGGCCACCACCGTGCCGGCCCCGACGACGCTTCCTCGTCCGATGGTCACGCCCGGAGTGACGGTGGCTCCGGCGCCGATCCAGACGTCGTCCTCGACGGTGATGGGTGCGTGGGTGATGAAGTCGTACCGCTCCCGCAGCTCGACCGGGTGCCCTGCGGTGGTGAGCGTGACGCCCGGCCCGATCATCACCCGGTCGCCGAGGGTGATCCCGCCGAGGTCGAGGAAGTAGCAGCCCTGGTTGATGAACACCCGCTCCCCGAAGGTCGCGCCGAGCCCGTAGTCGCTGTGGAAGGGCGGCAGGATCGACAACGAATCCGGAACCGTGCCACCGAAGATCTCACCGAGCAGCACTCGCCTGCCTTCGAGGTCGTCGAAGGGCAGGGCGTTGAGGCGCGCGCACAGAGCCATCGCGACCTGCACCCGCTCCGCGAACGCACGCGACTCGGGCGTCCGGGTCGGGAGGCGTTGCTCGTCGCGCACGCCCCGATGCTGGCACACCGGCCGCGCGGGACGAGCGACGAGGTCAGACGACCGACAGGGGCAGCAGCTTCTGCCCGGTGGGCCCGATCTGGATCTCGGTGCCCATCTCCGGGCACACGCCGCAGTCGTAGCAGGGCGTCCAGCGGCAGTCCTCGACCTCGACGTCGGAGGACCCGTCGCCGACGGCGAGGGCGTCCTCCCAGTCGGCCCACAGCCAGTCCTTGTCGAGGCCGGAGTCGAGGTGGTCCCAGGGCAGGACCTCGTCGTACTCGCGCTCCCGGGTCGTGAACCAGTCGAGGTCGACGCCGGTGCCGGCGAGGGCCTTCTCGGCGGAGGCGACCCAGCGCTCGAAGGAGAAGTGCTCGCTCCAGCCGTCGAAGCGGCCGCCGTCGCGCCAGACCTCCTCGATGATGCGCCCGACGCGGCGGTCACCGCGGGACAGGAGTCCTTCGACGATGCCCGGCTGCCCGTCGTGGTAGCGGAAGCCGATGGCACGGCCGAACTTCTTGTCGGCGCGCACGACGTCGCGCAGCTGGCGCAGACGGTCGTCGGTGGTCTCGGCGTCGAGCTGCGCGGCCCACTGGAAGGGCGTGTGCGGCTTCGGGACGAAGCCGCCGATGGAGACCGTGCAGCGGATGTCGTTGCGCCCGGAGACCTCGCGGCCGGTCTTGATGACCCGCTTGGCGAGCTCGGCGATCTGCAGCACATCCTCGTCGGTCTCGGTCGGCAGGCCGCACATGAAGTAGAGCTTCACCTGCCGCCAGCCGTGGGAGTACGCCGTCGCGACGGTGCGGATCAGGTCGTCCTCGGTGACCATCTTGTTGATCACCTTGCGCATCCGCTCGCTGCCGCCCTCGGGCGCGAAGGTCAGGCCGGAGCGGCGACCGTTGCGGGAGAACTCGTTGGCGAGGGTGATGTTGAAGGCGTCGACCCTCGTCGACGGGAGGGAGAGCGAGACGTTGGAGCCCTCGTAGCGGTCGGCGAGGCCCTTCGCGACGTCACCGATCTCGGTGTGGTCGGCGGAGCTGAGCGAGAGCAGGCCGACCTCCTCGAAGCCGGTCTTCCGCACGCCGTTGTCGACCATCTGGCCGATGGTCTCGATGGAGCGCTCCCGCACCGGGCGGGTGATCATGCCGGCCTGGCAGAACCGGCAGCCGCGGGTGCAGCCGCGGAAGATCTCGACCGAGAAGCGCTCGTGGACGGTCTCGGCGAGCGGCACCAGCGGGTTGCGCGGGTAGGGCCACTGGTCGAGGTCCATCAGCGTGTGCTTGCGGACGCGGTCGGGCGCCTCCGGGTGGTTGGGTACGACGGCAGCGATCGCGCCGCTGTCGTCGTACTCGACGTCGTAGAACCGCGGCACGTAGACCGCGCCCGAGACGGCGAGCCGGCGCAGCAGCTCCTGACGGCCACCGGGGCAGCCCTCGCCCTTCCACTCGCGCACCAGCTCGGAGATCTTGAGGACGACCTCCTCGCCGTCGCCGAGGACGGCGGCGTCGATGAAGTCGGCGATCGGCTCGGGGTTGAAGGCGGCGTGGCCGCCGGCGATCACGACCGGGTGGGTCTCGTCGCGGTCGACGGC
Above is a genomic segment from Nocardioides aromaticivorans containing:
- a CDS encoding DUF4190 domain-containing protein; protein product: MSDPYGSPSGSNPYGQNPYGQQPPAPQPYGGGGSYGGGGPQGYGGGGGFGGQPPKTDGVSIASFVLSLLCCTGLIGLILGFVGLSRTKNGQRKGRGFAIAGIVLGILSVLLAIGGVVVVATGVLGERINDLKDGQCLTGNGLDKSADEGVSGIHVVDCSDKHDAQVIATKTLSSEEADDFDFGDQSQIVEHCTPMLDSGEAGLLLDPKYYVIALTQERKPSSGDKVVCVITLADGGSLDEKLP
- a CDS encoding TIGR03960 family B12-binding radical SAM protein — its product is MSVESVFPRLEPHLLSVSKPIQYVGGELNMVAKDWDAAEVRWVLMYPDAYEVGLPNQGVQILYEVLNEREWILAERTYAVWPDMEKLLREQQIPQFTVDSHRPVGAFDLFGVSFSTELGYTNLLNALDLAGIPLHAVDRDETHPVVIAGGHAAFNPEPIADFIDAAVLGDGEEVVLKISELVREWKGEGCPGGRQELLRRLAVSGAVYVPRFYDVEYDDSGAIAAVVPNHPEAPDRVRKHTLMDLDQWPYPRNPLVPLAETVHERFSVEIFRGCTRGCRFCQAGMITRPVRERSIETIGQMVDNGVRKTGFEEVGLLSLSSADHTEIGDVAKGLADRYEGSNVSLSLPSTRVDAFNITLANEFSRNGRRSGLTFAPEGGSERMRKVINKMVTEDDLIRTVATAYSHGWRQVKLYFMCGLPTETDEDVLQIAELAKRVIKTGREVSGRNDIRCTVSIGGFVPKPHTPFQWAAQLDAETTDDRLRQLRDVVRADKKFGRAIGFRYHDGQPGIVEGLLSRGDRRVGRIIEEVWRDGGRFDGWSEHFSFERWVASAEKALAGTGVDLDWFTTREREYDEVLPWDHLDSGLDKDWLWADWEDALAVGDGSSDVEVEDCRWTPCYDCGVCPEMGTEIQIGPTGQKLLPLSVV
- a CDS encoding HNH endonuclease signature motif containing protein, whose protein sequence is MDLDNSTVSTASLLSEIRDGVDLRDALIVREWQAITSWAEANIVDTAEGAATLTEGYLDTGVPIAGPGAPLVSEFQLMELIAVLGRTPDGGRSYVGQVIECAWRLPLLYAAVLEGRVTPWRAQRIADLTRSLPAEAAEFVDRHLNAAVGGVGWAQLERLVTEAILRFDPERAEAERQAANDRRHCDVHLDEVDAHGGVHLDAYLDAADGHDFNQAISREAALRGQLGDTDSLDVRRSKAVGAIARRDLALDLLIADETTGEVIAQAPGRRVELNVHITDTALAAQAQGSRDGRCATSSTTSGNNVGRCEETRSPVHVTQVKEWLQVPGTTVIVRPVINLTDCIPVDSYEIPDRHRHRVTLRDHTCRFPNCPHQAVRCDLDHAQPHGEGGKTCPCNLVPLCRRHHRAKTHSQWRYLVIQPGHYLWTSPHGHMFHVGPAGTTILDGY
- a CDS encoding TIGR03936 family radical SAM-associated protein: MSRQQPEQQAPPVQKLRIRYAKRGRLRFTSHRDVSRAIERAVVRAAIPMAYSSGFHPHPRISYAGASPTGAASEAEYVELGLAEVREPADVAAALDAVLPDGLDIVATVDAATSTAGSLSDLLTASHWLVDLGDTPTDAVEAGVAAFLATDSVTVERMTKKGMRSFDCRAAVVRLTVTPEGGLDLLLEHTVPAVRPDDVLTGLREAGGLEVPQAVLLTRVAQGVLDRDAGAIGDPLAER
- a CDS encoding sugar O-acetyltransferase; the protein is MRDEQRLPTRTPESRAFAERVQVAMALCARLNALPFDDLEGRRVLLGEIFGGTVPDSLSILPPFHSDYGLGATFGERVFINQGCYFLDLGGITLGDRVMIGPGVTLTTAGHPVELRERYDFITHAPITVEDDVWIGAGATVTPGVTIGRGSVVGAGTVVARDVPPMSVVTGTSVVERKRTGSAG
- a CDS encoding septum formation family protein codes for the protein MNDPFGSDGGPPPDPFDPYQRPLADSFRTDPYLIQGGPALDGIAVASFVCSLTCCAAPVGIGLGIAGIVRTRDGRRGGRWMAVAGLVLGVLLTLGLAAGATGLVLLGTSTYFFDDARAGDCVDIDEQDDWLDISPADCDEPHDAEVVYAGRFTAELRTSYIEDIGFCHPLAKSAGYDGLVAGGAHRIDPIVESDDVEAPEIGDYFVCVAEAADGDQLTEPLPRHEPSGGGHPGRDETDSDRETISSLDLRRGDCFDEPELDEDDLVNTVTRVPCNARHDYQVVGNVVLPKGRYPGEKALDARSDKCLDLFRDFLDIAYDDSRFELDYYSPTAQSWRKDDDRAITCLAVHPRGRKLTRDLEGIAR
- a CDS encoding winged helix DNA-binding domain-containing protein, with translation MVELTDDDRRRRLAVRHGLAHRLDTVEAATRAMTVLHATEAATVHLALWARVDGVTVADVDRALYDDRSVVKQLAMRRTLFAFPRELLPAAWGSAARRVAGQQRALMVKDLVAGGVADTDAWLARAEADVLALLADGTARTTAEVREQVSSLAGTVQRGTPGSRWAAEVPLAPRVMSLLGAEGRIVRAANAGHWRLNKPAWTTTEAWLGDAPSPLPEPDGYAELVRRWLATFGPGTEADIVWWLGATKSAVRRALADLDAVQVGLEGGGAGWVLPDDTAPVTDEEADVRPWAALLPTLDPTVMGWKERSFYLDAADTPYLFDSNGNAGNTAWWDGRVVGCWVQDDAARVHLVLRDDVPAAGRKALEAEAERLTSWLDGVRITNVYASPQMRGARLP